One Pieris brassicae chromosome 11, ilPieBrab1.1, whole genome shotgun sequence DNA window includes the following coding sequences:
- the LOC123715983 gene encoding voltage-dependent calcium channel subunit alpha-2/delta-3 isoform X5: MCYRAAVIFLLLSFESTYFAASAQHVPNSRISFNTVQGWGVKLGTELYHFGEFITRKKEVEDSWKSAQIESRDGEKLVQSVADDIRAMMELKISAVKRIVEAAENMAFDKQDDPVPEDFQFFNSKEMEDLLDDSITTTPEPEFNMENWIVRPPSKNVRLHQNPHFSNIPVNINFTSVHVPTNVYAWAPEVIKGIHWSEGLDTHFINNYQSDPTLSWQYFGSSTGFMRHYPAMKWRADPVDIYDCRTRAWYMEAAASPKDVIVLVDRSGSMTGQRRDIAKHVVTNILDTLGNNDFVNVMTFADTVEEIVPCFEDSLVQATLGNIREFKLALENFETMEIANFSAALTRAFDLLEIYRNNSGGANCNQAIMLVTDGVPYNYKEIFEKYNWKYDTPVRVFTYLIGREVADVREVKWMACANRGYYVHLSTLAEVRERVLEHVNVLARPLVLQREKHPVVWTPVYANVTDPKVADYLWEQRERAEQKERFMSQRRDKALFNSEKEQNRRWKITQMKQGQYSEIGNSQYQLMTSVSMPIYDLRHNENITENVLINEAYWVSVTKEMRIARLLGVAGTDVPLSEIQALMAPYKIGVNGYAFMVTNNGYILIHPDLRPVFQQILKPSYNSVDMIEVELFDDDRSPRNFSKELTALRQDVIDQKTGNKIMNVKYHMDDMKRVSRGKKHYFWTGISDSPFTLVVTIPENYGRHRITPPPTDDIHRLSLTSKNISARQYLSDKWSVHPDWLYCRHYERTFATAEEELLYFLERVAKPGWRWPAKPRPPEHHKNKQGHGHNGSVDGERKPAQRIEYYCDHGLMQALVYDARNTAWFNKSISESASEEKAPLTKVIGLLPRAEFIQRFGYIVAFLATHSGLTRWQMHPPKEHGDKVEFGKVWPRAIDEVWYRRAVEQHYVDPLSYVYSVEMNTEKFPLNVSSALVTAAHAVFHSDGHRKAPAAVVGFQFKHERLTEWFDNITSSCEHNKECVTCASEEWDCYLVDNNGWIVVSKDSTQTGQFFGKIRPDIMLKLVEDEVFRTVHVIDYQAVCFREKKVTNPASTIRTPMENLRLIMSWFVTTSVWFYNSVSLTFAQSSYFDDEYVTSTVAYQNYENDEDTDDPSMSKPPTRIHERDFEKIVLINRTRPTPCDREMFLYQIDYKNLEAKLNKPLTECTRPFYAQLVNYTNMLLVVVDSMCAKKDVSILSIDPAEVQYNESLPCLKHKHPLYRKQPSSCIRNHTEESNIDMCGRGSLPTKNVLWVPFTILNILWIKIIF; the protein is encoded by the exons ATGTGCTATCGTGCTGCTGTAATATTCCTACTTTTATCTTTTGAGTCTACGTATTTTGCGGCCAGCGCTCAACATGTACCCAATAGCCGTATTTCGTTCAACAC AGTACAGGGTTGGGGAGTTAAACTCGGCACTGAGTTATATCATTTTGGAGAGTTTATTACTAGAAAGAAGGAGGTTGAGGAT AGTTGGAAGTCGGCGCAAATAGAATCAAGAGATGGCGAAAAGTTAGTACAGAGTGTGGCGGACGATATTCGGGCAATGATGGAGTTGAAAATTAGTGCCGTGAAGAGGATCGTCGAAGCAGCTGAGAATATGGCATTTGATAAGCAAGACGATCCTGTTCCAGAGGACTTTCAGTTCTTTAACAGTAAAGAAATGGAAGATCTCCTCGATGATAGTATTACAACAACTCCAGAGCCTGAATTTAATATGGAAAATTGGATCGTTCGTCCGCCATCAAAGAATGTTCGTCTGCACCAAAATCCACACTTTTCAAATATACccgttaatattaattttactagcGTTCACGTTCCAACAAATGTATATGCTTGGG CACCCGAAGTAATAAAAGGAATTCACTGGTCTGAAGGACTGGATACACATTTCATTAACAACTATCAAAGTGATCCAACTCTCTCATGGCAATATTTTGGTAGTTCCACTGGGTTTATGAGGCATTATCCAG CAATGAAGTGGCGGGCAGATCCTGTTGATATATATGATTGTCGAACAAGAGCTTGGTATATGGAGGCTGCTGCTAGCCCAAAAGATGTTATCGTGCTGGTTGATCGTAGTGGTTCTATGACAGGACAGAGGAGAGATATAGCGAAACATGTAGTAACTAACATTTTAGATACTTTAGGAAACAACGATTTCGTGAATGTCATGACCTTTGCTGATACTGTGGAGGAAATTGTGCCGTGTTTTGAAGATTCTTTGGTTCAG gCAACTTTAGGAAACATTCGAGAGTTTAAACTTGCGTTAGAGAATTTTGAAACAATGGAAATAGCTAACTTTTCAGCTGCACTAACTAGAGCATTTGatcttttagaaatatatagaaacaatAGCGGCGGCGCTAATTGCAATCAA GCAATTATGCTTGTGACGGATGGTGTACCATATAATTACAAGGagatttttgaaaaatacaatTGGAAGTATGACACACCAGTGCGAGTGTTCACGTACCTGATAGGTCGCGAG GTGGCAGATGTAAGAGAAGTGAAATGGATGGCTTGCGCTAACCGAGGATACTACGTCCATTTGAGTACTCTAGCAGAGGTTCGAGAAAGAGTTCTGGAACATGTTAACGTGTTGGCTCGTCCACTGGTTTTGCAGCGTGAAAAACATCCGGTTGTCTGGACACCAGTATATGCAAATGTCACC GATCCAAAAGTTGCAGATTATTTATGGGAGCAACGGGAGCGAGCAGAACAGAAAGAACGCTTTATGAGTCAGCGACGAGATAAAGCTCTATTTAATTCTGAGAAGGAGCAAAATAGACGATGGAAAATAACTCAG ATGAAACAAGGTCAATATAGTGAGATCGGAAACTCACAATATCAGCTCATGACATCAGTATCCATGCCAATATACGATCTCCGCCATAATGAG AACATCACAGAGAATGTACTGATAAATGAAGCTTACTGGGTATCAGTTACAAAAGAG ATGCGAATTGCTAGATTATTGGGAGTGGCAGGAACAGATGTACCTCTATCTGAGATTCAAGCTCTTATGGCGCCCTATAAG ATCGGGGTTAATGGCTACGCTTTTATGGTGACAAATAACGGATATATTTTGATTCATCCCGATTTGAGGCCAGTG TTTCAACAAATTCTAAAACCGAGTTATAACAGCGTGGATATGATAGAAGTGGAATTGTTTGATGATGACAGAAGTCCCCGAAATTTCAGTAAAGAATTGACTGCC ttGCGTCAAGATGTAATCGATCAGAAAACCGGCAACAAGATCATGAATGTGAAGTACCATATGGATGACATG aaaAGAGTATCACGTGGTAAGAAGCACTACTTCTGGACTGGTATAAGCGATTCGCCCTTCACCTTGGTGGTAACGATACCAGAGAACTACGGACGCCATAGAATAACACCACCGCCTACAGACGACATACATCGCCTATCACTTACATCAAAGAATATTTCGGCCAGACAATATCTATCTGACAAGTGGAGTGTGCATCCCGATTG GTTATACTGTCGCCACTACGAGCGTACATTTGCTACAGCCGAGGAGGAGTTATTATACTTTTTGGAGCGCGTTGCAAAGCCTGGTTGGCGCTGGCCAGCGAAACCTCGCCCGCCCGAACATCACAAGAATAAACAGGGACACGGGCATAATG gTTCGGTAGATGGCGAAAGGAAACCTGCGCAAAGGATTGAGTACTATT GTGACCATGGACTTATGCAAGCGTTGGTATACGACGCGAGAAACACGGCCTGGTTCAACAAAAGTATATCCGAATCTGCCTCGGAAGAAAAGgc CCCGTTGACCAAAGTGATTGGATTGTTACCGAG GGCGGAGTTCATACAACGTTTTGGGTATATAGTCGCATTTTTGGCTACGCACAGCGGTCTAACAAGGTGGCAAATGCACCCGCCTAAGGAACACGGTGATAA AGTGGAGTTTGGTAAAGTATGGCCTCGCGCCATTGATGAGGTATGGTATCGTCGTGCAGTGGAACAACACTACGTGGATCCTCTTAGCTACGTCTATAGTGTGGAAATGAATACAGAGAAATTCCCATTGAACGTCAGCTCGGCATTGGTAACGGCTGCCCATGCTGTATTTCATAGTGACGGACACCGTAAGGCTCCAGCCGCAGTGGTAGGATTCCAGTTCAAACACGAGAGACTAACGGAGTGGTTCGATAATATCACATCATCG TGTGAACATAATAAGGAGTGCGTGACATGCGCTTCTGAGGAATGGGATTGTTACTTAGTAGATAATAACGGCTGGATCGTGGTCAGCAAAGACAGTACCCAAACTGGACAGTTCTTTGGAAAG ATTCGACCGGATATAATGCTAAAATTAGTAGAGGACGAGGTGTTTCGGACAGTGCACGTGATTGACTACCAAGCGGTGTGCTTTAGAGAGAAAAAAGTCACGAACCCAGCTTCAACAATAAGAACG CCAATGGAAAATCTTCGGTTAATAATGTCTTGGTTTGTTACCACCTCGGTATGGTTTTATAACTCGGTGTCCTTAACGTTCGCACAGTCCAGCTACTTCGATGACG AGTATGTTACATCCACTG TTGCGTACCAAAATTACGAAAATGACGAAGACACGGATGACCCATCCATGTCAAAACCGCCTACTCGAATCCATGAGAGAGATTTTGAAAAGATTGTTCTTATAAACCGAACACGCCCAACACCTTGCGATCGagaaatgtttttgtaccaaaTAGATTACAAGAATTTGGAGGCGAAGTTGAATAAGCCCTTGACGGAGTGTACGAGACCATTTTACGCGCAACTCgtgaattatacaaatatgcTGCTGGTGGTCGTTGACTCGATGTGTGCGAAGAAAGATGTCTCGATATTATCAATAGACCCTGCTGAAGTTCAGTACAATGAATCATTACCTTGTCTGAAACATAAGCATCCTTTGTATCGGAAGCAGCCGTCATCGTGCATACGGAATCATACGGAg gaGAGTAATATCGACATGTGCGGACGCGGAAGTCTCCCaaccaaaaatgttttatgggTACCTTTTACAATACTTAATATTCTATggatcaaaataatattttaa
- the LOC123715983 gene encoding voltage-dependent calcium channel subunit alpha-2/delta-3 isoform X10, translating into MCYRAAVIFLLLSFESTYFAASAQHVPNSRISFNTVQGWGVKLGTELYHFGEFITRKKEVEDSWKSAQIESRDGEKLVQSVADDIRAMMELKISAVKRIVEAAENMAFDKQDDPVPEDFQFFNSKEMEDLLDDSITTTPEPEFNMENWIVRPPSKNVRLHQNPHFSNIPVNINFTSVHVPTNVYAWAPEVIKGIHWSEGLDTHFINNYQSDPTLSWQYFGSSTGFMRHYPAMKWRADPVDIYDCRTRAWYMEAAASPKDVIVLVDRSGSMTGQRRDIAKHVVTNILDTLGNNDFVNVMTFADTVEEIVPCFEDSLVQATLGNIREFKLALENFETMEIANFSAALTRAFDLLEIYRNNSGGANCNQAIMLVTDGVPYNYKEIFEKYNWKYDTPVRVFTYLIGREVADVREVKWMACANRGYYVHLSTLAEVRERVLEHVNVLARPLVLQREKHPVVWTPVYANVTDPKVADYLWEQRERAEQKERFMSQRRDKALFNSEKEQNRRWKITQMKQGQYSEIGNSQYQLMTSVSMPIYDLRHNENITENVLINEAYWVSVTKEMRIARLLGVAGTDVPLSEIQALMAPYKIGVNGYAFMVTNNGYILIHPDLRPVFQQILKPSYNSVDMIEVELFDDDRSPRNFSKELTALRQDVIDQKTGNKIMNVKYHMDDMKRVSRGKKHYFWTGISDSPFTLVVTIPENYGRHRITPPPTDDIHRLSLTSKNISARQYLSDKWSVHPDWLYCRHYERTFATAEEELLYFLERVAKPGWRWPAKPRPPEHHKNKQGHGHNGSVDGERKPAQRIEYYCDHGLMQALVYDARNTAWFNKSISESASEEKAAEFIQRFGYIVAFLATHSGLTRWQMHPPKEHGDKVEFGKVWPRAIDEVWYRRAVEQHYVDPLSYVYSVEMNTEKFPLNVSSALVTAAHAVFHSDGHRKAPAAVVGFQFKHERLTEWFDNITSSCEHNKECVTCASEEWDCYLVDNNGWIVVSKDSTQTGQFFGKIRPDIMLKLVEDEVFRTVHVIDYQAVCFREKKVTNPASTIRTPMENLRLIMSWFVTTSVWFYNSVSLTFAQSSYFDDEYVTSTVAYQNYENDEDTDDPSMSKPPTRIHERDFEKIVLINRTRPTPCDREMFLYQIDYKNLEAKLNKPLTECTRPFYAQLVNYTNMLLVVVDSMCAKKDVSILSIDPAEVQYNESLPCLKHKHPLYRKQPSSCIRNHTEESNIDMCGRGSLPTKNVLWVPFTILNILWIKIIF; encoded by the exons ATGTGCTATCGTGCTGCTGTAATATTCCTACTTTTATCTTTTGAGTCTACGTATTTTGCGGCCAGCGCTCAACATGTACCCAATAGCCGTATTTCGTTCAACAC AGTACAGGGTTGGGGAGTTAAACTCGGCACTGAGTTATATCATTTTGGAGAGTTTATTACTAGAAAGAAGGAGGTTGAGGAT AGTTGGAAGTCGGCGCAAATAGAATCAAGAGATGGCGAAAAGTTAGTACAGAGTGTGGCGGACGATATTCGGGCAATGATGGAGTTGAAAATTAGTGCCGTGAAGAGGATCGTCGAAGCAGCTGAGAATATGGCATTTGATAAGCAAGACGATCCTGTTCCAGAGGACTTTCAGTTCTTTAACAGTAAAGAAATGGAAGATCTCCTCGATGATAGTATTACAACAACTCCAGAGCCTGAATTTAATATGGAAAATTGGATCGTTCGTCCGCCATCAAAGAATGTTCGTCTGCACCAAAATCCACACTTTTCAAATATACccgttaatattaattttactagcGTTCACGTTCCAACAAATGTATATGCTTGGG CACCCGAAGTAATAAAAGGAATTCACTGGTCTGAAGGACTGGATACACATTTCATTAACAACTATCAAAGTGATCCAACTCTCTCATGGCAATATTTTGGTAGTTCCACTGGGTTTATGAGGCATTATCCAG CAATGAAGTGGCGGGCAGATCCTGTTGATATATATGATTGTCGAACAAGAGCTTGGTATATGGAGGCTGCTGCTAGCCCAAAAGATGTTATCGTGCTGGTTGATCGTAGTGGTTCTATGACAGGACAGAGGAGAGATATAGCGAAACATGTAGTAACTAACATTTTAGATACTTTAGGAAACAACGATTTCGTGAATGTCATGACCTTTGCTGATACTGTGGAGGAAATTGTGCCGTGTTTTGAAGATTCTTTGGTTCAG gCAACTTTAGGAAACATTCGAGAGTTTAAACTTGCGTTAGAGAATTTTGAAACAATGGAAATAGCTAACTTTTCAGCTGCACTAACTAGAGCATTTGatcttttagaaatatatagaaacaatAGCGGCGGCGCTAATTGCAATCAA GCAATTATGCTTGTGACGGATGGTGTACCATATAATTACAAGGagatttttgaaaaatacaatTGGAAGTATGACACACCAGTGCGAGTGTTCACGTACCTGATAGGTCGCGAG GTGGCAGATGTAAGAGAAGTGAAATGGATGGCTTGCGCTAACCGAGGATACTACGTCCATTTGAGTACTCTAGCAGAGGTTCGAGAAAGAGTTCTGGAACATGTTAACGTGTTGGCTCGTCCACTGGTTTTGCAGCGTGAAAAACATCCGGTTGTCTGGACACCAGTATATGCAAATGTCACC GATCCAAAAGTTGCAGATTATTTATGGGAGCAACGGGAGCGAGCAGAACAGAAAGAACGCTTTATGAGTCAGCGACGAGATAAAGCTCTATTTAATTCTGAGAAGGAGCAAAATAGACGATGGAAAATAACTCAG ATGAAACAAGGTCAATATAGTGAGATCGGAAACTCACAATATCAGCTCATGACATCAGTATCCATGCCAATATACGATCTCCGCCATAATGAG AACATCACAGAGAATGTACTGATAAATGAAGCTTACTGGGTATCAGTTACAAAAGAG ATGCGAATTGCTAGATTATTGGGAGTGGCAGGAACAGATGTACCTCTATCTGAGATTCAAGCTCTTATGGCGCCCTATAAG ATCGGGGTTAATGGCTACGCTTTTATGGTGACAAATAACGGATATATTTTGATTCATCCCGATTTGAGGCCAGTG TTTCAACAAATTCTAAAACCGAGTTATAACAGCGTGGATATGATAGAAGTGGAATTGTTTGATGATGACAGAAGTCCCCGAAATTTCAGTAAAGAATTGACTGCC ttGCGTCAAGATGTAATCGATCAGAAAACCGGCAACAAGATCATGAATGTGAAGTACCATATGGATGACATG aaaAGAGTATCACGTGGTAAGAAGCACTACTTCTGGACTGGTATAAGCGATTCGCCCTTCACCTTGGTGGTAACGATACCAGAGAACTACGGACGCCATAGAATAACACCACCGCCTACAGACGACATACATCGCCTATCACTTACATCAAAGAATATTTCGGCCAGACAATATCTATCTGACAAGTGGAGTGTGCATCCCGATTG GTTATACTGTCGCCACTACGAGCGTACATTTGCTACAGCCGAGGAGGAGTTATTATACTTTTTGGAGCGCGTTGCAAAGCCTGGTTGGCGCTGGCCAGCGAAACCTCGCCCGCCCGAACATCACAAGAATAAACAGGGACACGGGCATAATG gTTCGGTAGATGGCGAAAGGAAACCTGCGCAAAGGATTGAGTACTATT GTGACCATGGACTTATGCAAGCGTTGGTATACGACGCGAGAAACACGGCCTGGTTCAACAAAAGTATATCCGAATCTGCCTCGGAAGAAAAGgc GGCGGAGTTCATACAACGTTTTGGGTATATAGTCGCATTTTTGGCTACGCACAGCGGTCTAACAAGGTGGCAAATGCACCCGCCTAAGGAACACGGTGATAA AGTGGAGTTTGGTAAAGTATGGCCTCGCGCCATTGATGAGGTATGGTATCGTCGTGCAGTGGAACAACACTACGTGGATCCTCTTAGCTACGTCTATAGTGTGGAAATGAATACAGAGAAATTCCCATTGAACGTCAGCTCGGCATTGGTAACGGCTGCCCATGCTGTATTTCATAGTGACGGACACCGTAAGGCTCCAGCCGCAGTGGTAGGATTCCAGTTCAAACACGAGAGACTAACGGAGTGGTTCGATAATATCACATCATCG TGTGAACATAATAAGGAGTGCGTGACATGCGCTTCTGAGGAATGGGATTGTTACTTAGTAGATAATAACGGCTGGATCGTGGTCAGCAAAGACAGTACCCAAACTGGACAGTTCTTTGGAAAG ATTCGACCGGATATAATGCTAAAATTAGTAGAGGACGAGGTGTTTCGGACAGTGCACGTGATTGACTACCAAGCGGTGTGCTTTAGAGAGAAAAAAGTCACGAACCCAGCTTCAACAATAAGAACG CCAATGGAAAATCTTCGGTTAATAATGTCTTGGTTTGTTACCACCTCGGTATGGTTTTATAACTCGGTGTCCTTAACGTTCGCACAGTCCAGCTACTTCGATGACG AGTATGTTACATCCACTG TTGCGTACCAAAATTACGAAAATGACGAAGACACGGATGACCCATCCATGTCAAAACCGCCTACTCGAATCCATGAGAGAGATTTTGAAAAGATTGTTCTTATAAACCGAACACGCCCAACACCTTGCGATCGagaaatgtttttgtaccaaaTAGATTACAAGAATTTGGAGGCGAAGTTGAATAAGCCCTTGACGGAGTGTACGAGACCATTTTACGCGCAACTCgtgaattatacaaatatgcTGCTGGTGGTCGTTGACTCGATGTGTGCGAAGAAAGATGTCTCGATATTATCAATAGACCCTGCTGAAGTTCAGTACAATGAATCATTACCTTGTCTGAAACATAAGCATCCTTTGTATCGGAAGCAGCCGTCATCGTGCATACGGAATCATACGGAg gaGAGTAATATCGACATGTGCGGACGCGGAAGTCTCCCaaccaaaaatgttttatgggTACCTTTTACAATACTTAATATTCTATggatcaaaataatattttaa